Sequence from the Malaciobacter pacificus genome:
TCTCCATTTTTTAACCTTTGAGCACTTGTAAATACTGTATCATCTATTTCAAATCTAATATAGTCAGTCATTGGAGTTTCTATTACTCCTGGTGCTATACATAAAAGTTTTGTATTTATCATCTCTTTTGAGTATAAATTTATTAACATATTAAGCCCAGCTTTTGATAAAGAGTATGAACCCCAACCTTTAGAGCCATTTACAGCAGCTCCTGATGAGATAGCAATTATATTTTTTGTTTCAATTTTAGATAGAATATCTAGTAATTCTTTATTTGCATAGACATTTAAATTATATACTTCATTTAATTCTTCTATTGATAAATCAAAAGAGGATTTTATTTCTCCTAGCATTCCAGCATTTAAGTATACTATTTCAAATTTATTAATATTTAATATCTCTTTTTCTAAGTTTCTTTTGATGTTTTTAGTATCTGATAAATCACATTTAATAAATTTAAAGTTTTTATTCTCTATTTTTGGCTCACTTCTATTTATACCATATACTTTATACCCTTTTTCTAAATAAAGCATTGTTAGTGCATATCCTAATCCTGAACTACAACCAGTTATTAATATATTTTTCATTTATATCCTTTTACTAATTGTTATGGTAGATTAAAGTTGATTAAAATTAATTTAGATATAATCAATTCAC
This genomic interval carries:
- a CDS encoding SDR family NAD(P)-dependent oxidoreductase, whose product is MKNILITGCSSGLGYALTMLYLEKGYKVYGINRSEPKIENKNFKFIKCDLSDTKNIKRNLEKEILNINKFEIVYLNAGMLGEIKSSFDLSIEELNEVYNLNVYANKELLDILSKIETKNIIAISSGAAVNGSKGWGSYSLSKAGLNMLINLYSKEMINTKLLCIAPGVIETPMTDYIRFEIDDTVFTSAQRLKNGEIQTPTQAAARLDKVVDSFDKFESGSFIDVRNI